In a single window of the Niabella ginsenosidivorans genome:
- a CDS encoding c-type cytochrome — MKKIIIGAYIVLMAGVACTPKASPSAVAASAVPEASAVSSDEAAISAGQVIFTTKCTKCHAAKTEAVTSKSYDELRPVLTSMVKKAKLNNEEIQQVSAYVYANSKK; from the coding sequence ATGAAAAAAATAATCATTGGCGCCTATATTGTTTTAATGGCTGGTGTTGCCTGTACGCCAAAGGCATCCCCTTCCGCTGTTGCTGCAAGCGCTGTACCTGAGGCCAGTGCCGTAAGCAGTGATGAGGCTGCCATCAGCGCGGGACAGGTGATTTTTACAACCAAGTGCACCAAGTGCCATGCAGCCAAAACCGAGGCAGTTACCTCAAAGTCCTATGATGAACTGCGGCCTGTATTAACATCAATGGTGAAGAAGGCCAAGCTGAACAATGAAGAAATTCAGCAGGTCTCTGCGTACGTTTATGCAAACTCCAAGAAATAA
- a CDS encoding isoprenyl transferase: MNCQLFCYFASSMSDLLEQIDKERLPHHIAIIMDGNGRWAQEQGQDRLFGHYHGVESVRDIVEGCAELGIGYLTLYAFSTENWDRPEYEVVGLMELLVSTIRKEAEVLHKNNIRLHVIGDMSMLPDYARQELNEALEITAKNTGLNLIMALSYSGRWELLNAVKNIANEVRHGRLAVEAIDQDVLQKYLCTSEFPDPELMIRTSGEYRISNFLLYQLAYAELYFTDVRWPDFRKKNLYMAILDYQNRERRFGKTSAQVTQ; encoded by the coding sequence ATGAACTGTCAACTATTTTGTTACTTTGCATCTTCTATGTCGGATTTATTGGAGCAAATAGACAAAGAACGGCTCCCCCATCATATTGCTATTATCATGGACGGCAACGGGCGTTGGGCACAGGAACAGGGCCAGGACCGGCTGTTCGGGCATTATCATGGGGTCGAAAGCGTAAGGGATATTGTAGAAGGCTGTGCAGAACTGGGCATCGGGTATCTTACCCTGTATGCGTTCAGCACGGAGAACTGGGATCGCCCTGAGTATGAGGTAGTAGGGCTGATGGAACTGCTGGTATCTACCATCCGCAAAGAGGCAGAAGTATTGCATAAAAACAATATCCGGCTGCATGTAATAGGAGATATGAGCATGTTGCCGGATTACGCCCGTCAGGAGCTGAATGAGGCATTAGAGATCACCGCGAAAAATACGGGCCTGAACCTGATCATGGCCTTAAGTTACAGCGGCCGCTGGGAATTATTGAATGCTGTAAAAAATATAGCCAATGAAGTGCGCCACGGGCGGTTGGCAGTGGAAGCCATTGACCAGGATGTGTTGCAGAAATACCTTTGCACCAGTGAGTTCCCGGACCCGGAACTGATGATCCGCACCAGTGGGGAATACAGAATCAGCAATTTTCTGCTCTACCAGCTGGCCTATGCTGAATTATACTTTACAGATGTGCGGTGGCCTGATTTCCGGAAGAAAAATCTTTATATGGCAATCCTTGATTATCAGAACAGAGAACGCCGGTTTGGCAAAACATCAGCGCAAGTAACACAATAA
- the pnuC gene encoding nicotinamide riboside transporter PnuC translates to MATIFDIRNEFFNIMGYSMSYIEFFGVITGLAATWLSARAHIISWPVGIVNVILSFILYYQVHLYPDMMLQLFFFITNIMGWWRWSHPKEEEADTKKELKVSFMKPAQRMLTLALTVTGTLLLGSFAGHLHHWFPGVFSAPSSYPFADSFIMIMSILATFYMIQKKVECWIIWLLVDLAATILYYVKGIRFYSLEYLIFTVIVTFGLIHWIKEYRSYSNHPASSTIT, encoded by the coding sequence TTGGCTACTATTTTTGACATCCGGAATGAATTTTTCAATATCATGGGCTATTCCATGAGCTATATTGAATTTTTCGGGGTAATAACAGGGCTGGCTGCTACCTGGCTTTCTGCAAGAGCCCATATCATCAGTTGGCCGGTGGGTATTGTAAATGTGATCCTTTCTTTTATTCTATATTACCAGGTGCATCTTTACCCCGATATGATGCTGCAGCTTTTTTTCTTTATTACCAATATTATGGGCTGGTGGCGTTGGTCGCATCCCAAAGAAGAAGAAGCCGATACCAAAAAAGAATTAAAAGTAAGCTTTATGAAGCCGGCTCAGCGCATGCTTACTTTGGCCCTTACCGTTACCGGCACCCTGCTATTAGGCAGTTTTGCGGGGCATTTGCATCATTGGTTCCCGGGCGTATTTTCTGCACCAAGCTCCTATCCCTTTGCGGATTCTTTTATAATGATCATGAGCATTCTGGCTACCTTTTATATGATCCAGAAAAAAGTTGAGTGCTGGATCATCTGGCTGCTGGTAGATCTGGCAGCTACGATCTTATACTATGTAAAAGGGATCCGGTTTTACAGCCTGGAATATCTCATCTTTACGGTCATTGTTACTTTTGGGCTCATTCACTGGATCAAAGAGTACCGGTCTTATTCCAATCATCCTGCATCATCAACGATCACCTGA
- a CDS encoding class I SAM-dependent methyltransferase — protein MYPSIQKLTPKNIYLKKCFGSKPFRLLDVGAGNHSASKTKKLFPNCEYHGIDLDKSYQNDPSDFDAMTAFYEMDLTKLDYKMIPDNYFDFVRMAHVVEHLKNGDEVVKHLIPKLKQGGCFYIEYPGARSTKLPSMRGTLNFYDDPTHVRIYSVKELQAIFESGGCRVISSGVRRNAAYLITMPLRILGSWARGRKLQGNIFWDLMGFAEFLFVQKIR, from the coding sequence GTGTACCCTTCTATTCAAAAACTGACACCTAAGAATATCTACCTGAAAAAGTGCTTTGGCTCTAAACCCTTCCGGTTACTGGATGTTGGAGCCGGCAACCATTCTGCCTCAAAAACAAAAAAGCTGTTTCCCAATTGTGAATATCATGGAATAGACCTGGATAAGAGTTACCAGAATGATCCGTCTGATTTTGATGCCATGACCGCTTTTTATGAAATGGATCTTACCAAACTGGACTATAAAATGATCCCGGATAATTATTTTGATTTTGTGAGAATGGCCCATGTGGTAGAGCACCTGAAAAACGGGGATGAAGTGGTAAAGCACCTGATCCCTAAGTTAAAACAAGGGGGCTGTTTTTATATAGAATACCCCGGTGCCAGAAGCACAAAGCTGCCTTCAATGCGCGGAACGCTTAATTTTTATGATGATCCTACGCATGTACGTATCTATTCTGTTAAAGAACTGCAGGCAATTTTTGAATCAGGAGGCTGTCGTGTCATTTCCTCCGGTGTCCGGAGAAATGCAGCGTATCTCATCACAATGCCTTTGCGTATTTTAGGAAGCTGGGCAAGGGGCAGAAAACTGCAGGGTAATATTTTCTGGGATCTGATGGGTTTTGCCGAGTTCTTATTTGTACAAAAGATCAGGTGA
- a CDS encoding glycoside hydrolase family 25 protein — protein sequence MAVRKKRKKRKKQLSPARRALIAFLGALAILTGVLLIFHKPELEVKKYPQFGIEIPVDYAIHGIDVSRYQKTIVWDAVKAMNIDNIRIGFAFIKATEGEKDTDEQFKRNWKQARKVKLPCGAYHFFIPSKDPRKQAANFIRNVTLSPGDLPPVLDVEQASNLPPAVIQAGAKIWLDLVEAHYKVKPILYTNADFYEKNLGRNFDGYPLWVAHYYEKRKPRVKRSWLIWQHNDAGHVNGINAYVDFNVFNGDTAAFRSMLIK from the coding sequence ATGGCAGTGCGAAAAAAAAGAAAAAAAAGGAAAAAGCAGTTGAGCCCTGCCCGGCGGGCGCTTATTGCTTTCCTGGGAGCACTGGCAATATTAACGGGTGTCTTATTAATTTTTCACAAGCCGGAACTGGAAGTAAAAAAATACCCTCAATTTGGTATCGAAATTCCTGTTGATTATGCCATCCATGGTATTGATGTTTCCCGCTACCAGAAAACAATTGTATGGGACGCTGTCAAAGCCATGAACATTGATAACATCAGGATCGGTTTTGCGTTTATAAAAGCAACGGAAGGAGAAAAGGATACAGATGAGCAGTTTAAAAGAAACTGGAAACAGGCCCGGAAAGTAAAACTTCCATGCGGGGCCTATCACTTCTTTATCCCTTCTAAAGACCCCCGGAAACAGGCAGCAAATTTTATAAGAAATGTTACTCTTTCCCCCGGAGATCTGCCCCCGGTGTTAGATGTGGAGCAGGCCAGTAACCTGCCACCTGCTGTTATACAGGCAGGCGCAAAAATCTGGCTGGATCTGGTAGAAGCGCATTATAAAGTAAAGCCCATACTGTATACCAATGCCGATTTTTATGAAAAAAACCTGGGCCGGAATTTTGACGGCTACCCCTTATGGGTGGCACATTATTATGAAAAACGAAAGCCGCGGGTAAAACGGAGCTGGCTCATCTGGCAGCATAATGATGCCGGCCATGTGAACGGCATCAATGCTTATGTGGATTTTAATGTTTTTAATGGCGATACTGCCGCCTTCCGGTCAATGCTTATAAAATAA
- a CDS encoding aspartate-semialdehyde dehydrogenase, with amino-acid sequence MKVAVVGATGLVGTKMLQVLSERNFPVSELIPVASAKSVGREVEFRGKKYKVAGMEAAIAAKPDVALFSAGGSTSTEWAPKFAAAGITVVDNSSAWRMDPKVPLVVPEINADVLTSNDKIIANPNCSTIQMVVALAPLHKAYKIKRIVVATYQSVTGTGVKAVEQLKGERHKEVAGKESSYEMAYKYPIDLNVIPQIDVFLDNGYTKEEMKMVNETKKIMRDDSIRVTATTVRIPVMGGHSEAVNIEFENDFDLAEVRHLLETAPGVIVVDDLPNHKYPMPMDAHEKDDVFVGRIRRDESQPNALNLWVVSDNLRKGAATNAVQIAEYLAANNLI; translated from the coding sequence ATGAAAGTAGCCGTTGTAGGCGCCACAGGTTTGGTAGGCACCAAAATGTTGCAGGTTTTATCCGAAAGGAATTTTCCGGTATCTGAACTAATACCCGTTGCTTCGGCAAAAAGCGTTGGCAGGGAGGTAGAATTCAGGGGTAAAAAATATAAAGTGGCAGGTATGGAAGCGGCTATTGCCGCCAAGCCGGATGTGGCGTTGTTCTCTGCTGGTGGAAGCACCTCAACAGAATGGGCGCCCAAATTTGCAGCGGCGGGCATTACTGTTGTTGACAACTCTTCTGCATGGCGCATGGATCCGAAGGTTCCGCTGGTGGTTCCGGAGATCAATGCAGATGTGCTGACCAGCAATGACAAAATTATTGCCAATCCCAACTGCTCCACCATTCAGATGGTAGTGGCACTGGCCCCCTTGCATAAAGCCTATAAGATCAAACGCATAGTGGTAGCCACTTATCAGAGTGTTACAGGCACGGGCGTTAAAGCGGTTGAGCAGTTAAAAGGTGAGCGTCATAAGGAAGTAGCCGGAAAAGAGAGCAGCTATGAAATGGCCTATAAGTATCCTATTGATCTGAACGTGATTCCCCAGATCGATGTCTTTTTGGATAACGGGTATACCAAGGAAGAAATGAAAATGGTGAACGAAACCAAAAAGATCATGCGGGATGACTCTATCCGGGTTACTGCTACAACCGTTCGTATTCCGGTAATGGGTGGCCATAGCGAAGCAGTAAATATTGAATTTGAGAACGATTTTGACCTGGCTGAAGTACGCCATCTGCTGGAGACAGCACCCGGTGTTATTGTGGTAGATGACCTGCCAAATCACAAATATCCGATGCCCATGGATGCCCATGAAAAAGATGATGTATTCGTAGGGAGGATCCGCAGGGATGAATCGCAGCCCAATGCCCTGAACCTGTGGGTGGTAAGTGATAACCTGCGTAAAGGTGCCGCTACCAACGCCGTACAGATTGCCGAGTACCTGGCTGCAAATAATTTAATTTAG
- a CDS encoding PfkB family carbohydrate kinase codes for MSLITVGTMAFDAIETPFGKVNKIVGGSALYAAYAASYFVKPVQQISIIGYDFPDEELESLQQRGVQLEGVEKVADKKSFFWKGLYHQDMNTRDTLITDLNVLEDFDPRVPDNYQGAAFLMLGNLMPKLQISVIEQLKQKPRLIVLDTMNFWMETAMPDLEAVLKKVDLLMVNDSEARELTQQYSLIKAAKKIREMGPKYLIIKKGENGALLFHGDKVFFAPAFPLEEVFDPTGAGDTFAGGFIGYLAKSGDISFENMKKAIIAGSAMASFCVEKFGNTRLKELAKEELNDRIQLFRELTSFETGLDL; via the coding sequence ATGTCGTTAATTACTGTTGGTACCATGGCTTTTGATGCCATAGAAACTCCTTTTGGAAAAGTGAACAAAATTGTAGGTGGCTCTGCCCTGTATGCAGCCTATGCCGCCAGTTACTTTGTAAAGCCTGTACAGCAGATCTCCATCATCGGATATGACTTTCCGGATGAGGAACTGGAATCTTTACAGCAGAGAGGAGTTCAGCTGGAGGGTGTTGAAAAAGTGGCCGACAAAAAATCCTTTTTCTGGAAAGGATTGTACCACCAGGATATGAATACACGCGATACACTGATTACGGACCTGAATGTGCTGGAAGATTTTGATCCCAGGGTTCCGGATAACTACCAGGGAGCAGCCTTTTTAATGCTGGGAAACCTGATGCCCAAACTGCAGATCAGTGTTATTGAGCAACTGAAGCAAAAGCCCCGGCTGATTGTGCTGGATACGATGAATTTCTGGATGGAAACCGCTATGCCGGATCTGGAAGCAGTATTAAAAAAGGTAGATCTTTTAATGGTGAATGATTCCGAGGCACGCGAGTTAACACAACAGTATTCACTGATCAAGGCCGCCAAGAAGATCCGGGAAATGGGTCCTAAATACCTGATCATTAAAAAAGGAGAGAACGGGGCTCTGTTGTTCCATGGAGATAAGGTGTTCTTTGCACCGGCTTTTCCACTGGAAGAGGTTTTTGATCCTACAGGCGCGGGCGATACCTTTGCTGGTGGCTTTATAGGCTATCTGGCAAAGAGCGGGGATATCAGCTTTGAAAATATGAAGAAAGCCATTATCGCCGGCTCTGCCATGGCCAGCTTCTGCGTGGAAAAATTCGGCAATACCCGTTTAAAAGAGCTGGCCAAAGAGGAGCTGAATGATCGTATTCAACTCTTCAGGGAGCTTACGAGTTTTGAAACCGGTCTGGATCTGTAA
- a CDS encoding BamA/OMP85 family outer membrane protein — translation MRFSTYKVCILIISIFAVNHAFAQVDTTPVTSVDPRLQEFLQNTQPREYTVADVKITGAAYLDSSIILSVSGVQKGQKFVYPGSDIFARAINNLWKQKLFADVEVYVTHVDNDKISIEIAVTERPRLGSFKFEGVKKTEIEDLTKKIGLVKQSILSENTRQNIRQVVKNYFEEKGFYDVETTLEEKKDPVYPNSNALTIKIDKGKKVKIDEINFFGNENVGSMKLKKQMKGTKEMTKMSLYPSRYVSPYGPKQVYSFNEYMKEWGFLTGSKTLKVLDPYFRFKFFSSSKFNPKKYEEDKEKVLKYFNAKGYRDAQILADTQVIQDNKMYVDIKVTEGHKYYFGNITWKGNKEFSDTILNGILRINKGDTYDASILNKRLGIEPSQDQYDITTAYNDKGYLFFNVTPVETKIYNDTIDYEIRVVEGPIARIKNVTIMGNERTKDHVIRRELRTIPGELFSRTDLMRSIRELNTLNYFEQESINPQPVPNQADGTVDINWKLKEKSSDQLELSAGWGGGIGLTGTLGVTFNNFSIRNIWKKEAWDPLPVGDGQKLSLRVQSNGKMYRSYNFSFTEPWLGGKKRNSLTIAYNNSKYHMGGYDYSTNRYIFSDTSSLTVNGISVGLGKQLKWPDDWFTINYILSYTKYDVRNMGLSYGLPFQTGKSNNFSLKIALSRNSVSDPIFPRSGSELTASVQATPPYSLWGGGYKPGKEYENVEYHKWRFGATWYVPLGRPTGEDKNKQFVLKLAAKYGFMGRYNKNLGYSPFERFQLGDAGMNTTYSLTGFDIVALRGYPIFTSSDPRVNPDNGTTSIMSDLFIIFNKYQAELRYPLVTNPGSTIYGLAFFEAANGWHDYKDYNPFRLRRSVGLGMRFYLPMFGLLGFDYGIGLDRLMPGQGLKNAGKFTFMLGFEPE, via the coding sequence ATGCGTTTTTCTACATACAAAGTTTGTATCTTAATTATATCCATTTTTGCGGTAAATCATGCTTTTGCTCAGGTAGACACCACCCCGGTCACATCTGTTGATCCAAGATTACAGGAATTTTTACAAAATACACAGCCAAGAGAATATACTGTGGCAGATGTGAAAATTACCGGCGCCGCCTATCTCGACTCGTCCATCATATTATCTGTTTCAGGTGTGCAGAAAGGGCAGAAATTTGTATACCCCGGCTCTGATATTTTTGCCCGTGCCATCAATAACCTCTGGAAACAGAAGCTCTTTGCTGATGTGGAGGTATACGTTACGCATGTAGATAATGATAAAATAAGCATTGAAATAGCTGTTACGGAAAGGCCCCGTTTGGGCAGTTTTAAATTTGAGGGAGTTAAAAAAACGGAAATCGAAGATCTTACCAAAAAGATCGGGTTGGTAAAACAGTCTATTCTCTCCGAAAATACCCGGCAGAATATCCGGCAGGTAGTAAAAAACTATTTTGAGGAAAAAGGATTTTATGATGTGGAAACCACACTGGAAGAAAAGAAAGACCCTGTTTACCCCAATTCCAATGCTCTTACTATAAAGATCGATAAAGGGAAAAAAGTAAAGATTGATGAGATCAACTTTTTCGGAAACGAAAATGTAGGATCAATGAAATTAAAGAAGCAGATGAAGGGCACAAAGGAAATGACCAAAATGTCACTGTATCCTTCCAGGTATGTGAGCCCCTACGGTCCCAAGCAGGTATACTCCTTTAATGAATATATGAAAGAATGGGGGTTTTTAACAGGGTCCAAGACCCTGAAAGTGCTGGACCCTTATTTCCGGTTCAAATTCTTCAGCTCTTCAAAATTCAACCCCAAGAAATATGAGGAAGACAAAGAGAAAGTGCTGAAATACTTCAATGCCAAAGGATACCGGGATGCACAGATCCTTGCAGATACCCAGGTGATCCAGGACAACAAGATGTATGTAGACATTAAGGTAACCGAGGGGCATAAATATTATTTTGGCAATATTACCTGGAAGGGGAATAAGGAATTTTCTGATACTATATTGAACGGGATACTGAGGATCAATAAAGGGGATACCTATGATGCTTCCATATTAAACAAAAGACTGGGCATTGAGCCCAGCCAGGATCAGTATGATATTACAACTGCCTACAATGATAAAGGATATCTTTTCTTTAATGTAACCCCGGTTGAAACAAAGATCTATAATGACACGATTGATTATGAGATCCGTGTTGTTGAAGGGCCTATAGCCCGGATCAAGAATGTGACGATCATGGGGAATGAGCGCACCAAGGATCATGTTATCCGCAGGGAGCTAAGAACCATTCCGGGAGAACTGTTCAGCAGAACAGACCTGATGCGTTCTATACGTGAGCTGAATACGCTGAATTATTTTGAGCAGGAATCGATCAATCCGCAACCGGTTCCCAACCAGGCCGACGGAACAGTAGATATTAACTGGAAGCTGAAGGAGAAATCTTCAGACCAGTTGGAACTTTCTGCCGGGTGGGGCGGAGGTATTGGCCTTACGGGAACCTTAGGGGTAACCTTTAACAATTTCTCCATACGGAACATCTGGAAAAAGGAAGCCTGGGATCCGTTACCGGTAGGTGATGGTCAAAAATTAAGCCTGCGTGTACAGTCCAACGGAAAAATGTACCGATCCTATAACTTTTCATTTACAGAGCCCTGGCTGGGAGGAAAAAAACGTAATTCGCTGACTATTGCGTATAATAACAGTAAATATCATATGGGCGGATACGATTATTCCACCAACCGGTATATTTTCTCAGACACTTCCTCTCTTACTGTAAACGGCATCAGTGTGGGCCTTGGCAAACAGTTGAAATGGCCGGATGACTGGTTTACGATCAATTATATCCTTTCCTACACCAAATATGATGTACGAAATATGGGACTTAGTTACGGGCTGCCCTTTCAAACCGGTAAATCCAATAACTTCAGCCTGAAGATCGCTTTAAGCCGCAACTCTGTTTCAGATCCTATTTTCCCGCGGAGCGGTAGTGAACTGACCGCCAGTGTTCAGGCAACACCCCCTTATTCCCTGTGGGGCGGAGGATATAAACCCGGAAAGGAATACGAAAATGTGGAATATCATAAATGGCGCTTTGGCGCTACCTGGTATGTTCCGCTGGGCCGCCCGACCGGGGAGGATAAAAACAAACAGTTTGTATTAAAACTAGCTGCCAAGTATGGCTTTATGGGCCGGTATAATAAAAACCTGGGCTATTCGCCGTTTGAACGTTTCCAACTGGGAGATGCGGGCATGAATACCACTTATTCGCTGACCGGTTTTGACATTGTGGCACTGCGGGGCTATCCGATCTTTACCAGTTCTGATCCGCGTGTAAATCCGGACAACGGTACCACCAGCATTATGAGCGATCTGTTCATTATCTTTAACAAGTACCAGGCTGAATTGCGGTATCCGCTGGTTACCAACCCGGGAAGCACGATTTATGGCCTTGCTTTCTTTGAAGCAGCTAACGGGTGGCATGATTATAAAGATTATAATCCGTTCCGTTTACGGCGCAGCGTTGGTTTGGGGATGCGCTTTTACCTGCCCATGTTTGGCTTGCTCGGATTTGACTACGGTATCGGGCTTGACCGTCTGATGCCGGGTCAGGGACTTAAGAATGCGGGCAAGTTCACCTTTATGCTTGGCTTTGAACCGGAGTAA
- a CDS encoding TetR/AcrR family transcriptional regulator, whose product MATSTRKRSSKKEEILKTAARMFREKGYAGTSMRDLAEKIGIEAASLYNHIQSKGEILEEIIFSIARDCQEQLESMNPSDTALQKIESLVRFHTKMMIDHFESYSVMVSEWMHLDDEKLGDFVNERRRYVKKIEAIVQDGIDNKEFKPVLPYVVVLNILSSVRGLEFWQKSAKTHTAEEMEENMVKHLIDGLKL is encoded by the coding sequence ATGGCTACCAGTACACGCAAACGTTCGTCAAAAAAAGAAGAAATTTTAAAAACTGCGGCCCGCATGTTCAGGGAGAAAGGCTATGCCGGAACTTCTATGCGCGACCTGGCTGAAAAAATCGGCATTGAAGCGGCCAGCCTGTATAATCATATCCAGTCAAAAGGCGAAATTCTTGAAGAGATCATTTTTTCCATTGCCCGCGATTGCCAGGAGCAACTGGAAAGTATGAACCCGTCAGATACGGCATTACAAAAAATTGAATCGCTGGTCCGCTTTCATACAAAAATGATGATCGATCACTTTGAATCTTATTCTGTAATGGTGAGCGAATGGATGCATCTCGATGATGAGAAACTGGGCGATTTTGTAAATGAACGCCGCCGTTATGTGAAAAAAATTGAAGCGATCGTTCAGGACGGTATCGATAATAAAGAATTCAAGCCCGTGCTGCCTTATGTAGTGGTATTAAATATTCTTTCCTCTGTGCGCGGACTGGAATTCTGGCAAAAAAGCGCCAAGACCCATACCGCAGAAGAGATGGAAGAAAATATGGTAAAACATCTTATTGACGGGTTAAAGCTTTAA